Proteins encoded in a region of the Pseudomonas denitrificans (nom. rej.) genome:
- a CDS encoding DUF3300 domain-containing protein, whose translation MALRPVLSALALAIGLSLHPALSVAADPQAPAVTELKWPRDFALGEQHVQIFQPQIEGWDGTRMSGRAAIAIGPANGAPTYGVAQFSAAAAIDKATGLVQLTDLRIDKVEVPTAPDSAGKVRDALVARLPRDGLTVSLDELQASYAVNQQLDQLRHVQVKNDAPQIVFAATPTVLVMIDGQPNWQALPSSDFQRVLNSRVLVLRDAQGNHYLNAAGNWYTAQALDGSWLVLSQPPKALLNAQQVAEKAGPVDALLPKDGKVPGKAPAILVATRPTELIVSDGTAQMQPVDGVSLLTMKNADHAVFVDPTHNTWYVLLSGRWFSGPGEQGPWQFVEGKDLPTDFAKISPRDPKANVLVSVPGTPQAKEAAIAASIPQTASVSRSKATMKVSYDGAPSFQPISGTSLQYAVNTPTPVIEVAANQFFAVTNGVWFVAPSPTGPWQVATEVPAAIYGIPPSSPVYYVTYVHIYSVTPQTVVVGYTPGYLGVVVNSDGTVVYGTGYTYPAYVSQTVYYGYPPTYGYGAGFAVGALTGFAFGYAAGAYWGSPEPYWGPYWGPYPHGGWSYANVNQANFYGRWGQGTVTHAYGYNGWTGTQWQGSSAVGYNPRTGTHFQGAQGSAFNPYTDEGAAGRRGAYSNASTGMSGAGRSGVAYDADSGDFKAGQQGIQHNAQTGRTTIAERGVSGDVDDGRGSYDKQNQGISYNRRTGNAVAWKNGDVYAGHDGNVYQHTDSGWQQHTSNGWQPVQQNQANVRSQLDQQYQSRQIGQQRFNQTQRQWGGGGFGGGHFGGGHFGGGGFRR comes from the coding sequence ATGGCTTTACGTCCCGTTCTGTCGGCCCTGGCGCTCGCCATCGGGCTGTCGCTGCACCCCGCTCTTTCCGTCGCCGCCGATCCCCAGGCCCCCGCCGTCACCGAGCTGAAATGGCCGCGGGATTTCGCCCTGGGCGAGCAGCACGTGCAGATCTTCCAGCCGCAGATCGAGGGCTGGGACGGCACCCGTATGAGTGGCCGCGCGGCCATCGCCATCGGCCCCGCCAACGGCGCACCGACCTACGGCGTGGCGCAGTTCTCCGCGGCCGCCGCCATCGACAAGGCCACGGGGCTGGTGCAGCTCACCGACCTGCGCATCGACAAGGTGGAAGTACCCACCGCCCCGGACAGCGCCGGCAAGGTGCGCGACGCGCTGGTGGCGCGCCTGCCCAGGGACGGCCTGACCGTCTCCCTCGATGAGCTGCAGGCCAGCTACGCGGTGAACCAGCAGCTCGACCAGCTGCGCCATGTGCAGGTGAAGAACGACGCGCCGCAGATCGTCTTCGCCGCGACCCCGACGGTGCTGGTGATGATCGATGGCCAGCCGAACTGGCAGGCACTGCCGAGCAGCGACTTCCAGCGCGTACTCAACAGCCGCGTACTGGTCCTGCGCGACGCCCAGGGCAACCACTACCTCAATGCCGCCGGCAACTGGTACACGGCCCAGGCACTGGATGGCAGCTGGCTGGTACTGAGCCAGCCACCCAAGGCGCTGCTCAATGCGCAGCAGGTGGCGGAGAAAGCCGGCCCGGTGGACGCCCTGCTGCCCAAGGACGGCAAGGTACCGGGCAAGGCGCCGGCGATCCTGGTGGCGACCCGGCCCACCGAGCTGATCGTCAGCGACGGCACCGCACAGATGCAGCCGGTGGACGGCGTCAGCCTGCTGACGATGAAGAATGCCGACCACGCGGTGTTCGTCGATCCGACCCATAACACCTGGTACGTGCTGCTCTCCGGCCGCTGGTTCAGCGGCCCCGGCGAGCAGGGGCCGTGGCAGTTCGTCGAGGGCAAGGACCTGCCCACCGACTTCGCGAAAATCTCGCCCAGGGACCCGAAGGCCAACGTACTGGTATCGGTGCCCGGCACCCCGCAGGCGAAGGAAGCGGCCATCGCCGCGAGCATCCCGCAGACGGCCTCGGTCTCGCGCAGCAAGGCGACCATGAAGGTCAGCTACGACGGCGCGCCCAGCTTCCAGCCCATCAGCGGCACCAGCCTGCAGTACGCGGTGAACACGCCGACACCGGTGATCGAGGTCGCCGCCAACCAGTTCTTCGCCGTCACCAACGGCGTCTGGTTCGTTGCCCCCAGCCCCACCGGGCCCTGGCAGGTGGCAACCGAGGTGCCGGCGGCGATCTACGGCATCCCGCCCAGCTCGCCGGTGTACTACGTGACCTACGTGCACATCTACTCGGTCACCCCGCAGACCGTGGTGGTGGGCTACACCCCCGGCTACCTGGGCGTGGTGGTGAACAGCGACGGCACGGTGGTCTACGGCACCGGTTACACCTACCCGGCCTACGTCAGCCAGACTGTCTACTACGGCTATCCGCCGACCTACGGCTACGGCGCAGGCTTTGCCGTGGGCGCGCTGACCGGCTTCGCCTTCGGTTACGCGGCGGGCGCCTACTGGGGCTCTCCGGAACCCTACTGGGGCCCGTACTGGGGCCCCTATCCGCACGGCGGCTGGAGCTACGCCAACGTGAACCAGGCGAACTTCTACGGCCGCTGGGGCCAGGGCACGGTCACCCACGCCTATGGCTACAACGGCTGGACCGGCACCCAGTGGCAGGGCAGCTCGGCGGTGGGCTACAACCCGCGCACCGGGACGCACTTCCAGGGCGCCCAGGGTTCGGCCTTCAATCCCTACACCGACGAGGGCGCGGCCGGGCGGCGCGGGGCTTACTCCAATGCTTCCACCGGCATGTCCGGCGCGGGCCGCAGCGGCGTGGCCTACGACGCCGACAGCGGTGACTTCAAGGCCGGCCAGCAGGGCATCCAGCACAACGCCCAGACCGGCCGCACCACCATCGCCGAGCGGGGCGTCTCCGGCGACGTGGACGACGGACGCGGCAGCTACGACAAGCAGAACCAGGGCATCAGCTACAACCGGCGCACTGGCAACGCCGTGGCCTGGAAGAACGGCGACGTCTACGCCGGCCACGACGGCAACGTCTACCAGCACACCGACAGCGGCTGGCAGCAGCACACCAGCAACGGCTGGCAACCGGTGCAGCAGAACCAGGCCAACGTCCGCAGCCAGCTGGACCAGCAATACCAGTCGCGGCAGATCGGCCAGCAGCGCTTCAACCAGACCCAGCGGCAGTGGGGCGGTGGCGGCTTCGGTGGCGGGCATTTCGGCGGGGGCCATTTCGGTGGAGGCGGCTTCCGCCGCTGA
- a CDS encoding AraC family transcriptional regulator, with the protein MEACTQSQRPPSVSASLTQAILLAAVRLGLNRDALLAASGIQESQLSDPDARIDFALQERMWQVIQTDLKHDEPGLAMGRALSPASFSALGYLLQSSTTMGDALESAMRYQRLVGEGGQVSIEAQAEIIWVSYRPLNPEPPATRARALALLGFWSRQLRALLSGLQLAGCRFIHSQPESLADYEKAFDCPLQFDAPDYALGLPRALIDTPLPQANPPLRDLLRQHAEGLLARLPSASVSGRVVALLGEQLTRGEPGRAAVASELGLSERTLQRRLAEEGSSYQQLLADTRRQLAERYLGEGNLPATDIAALLGYSEPSVFFRAFRHWTGLTPGEYRQRRRQSES; encoded by the coding sequence ATGGAAGCATGCACTCAATCCCAACGCCCTCCCTCGGTCAGCGCCAGCCTGACCCAGGCCATCCTGCTGGCGGCTGTGCGTCTCGGTCTGAACCGCGACGCCCTGCTCGCCGCCAGCGGCATTCAAGAATCCCAGCTCAGCGACCCGGACGCGCGCATCGACTTCGCGTTGCAGGAGCGCATGTGGCAGGTGATCCAGACCGACCTGAAGCATGACGAGCCCGGCCTGGCCATGGGCCGTGCGCTGTCACCGGCATCCTTCAGCGCGCTGGGCTACCTGCTGCAGTCGAGCACCACGATGGGTGACGCCCTCGAGTCGGCCATGCGCTACCAGCGCCTGGTGGGCGAAGGCGGCCAGGTATCCATCGAGGCCCAGGCCGAGATCATCTGGGTGAGCTACCGCCCGCTGAACCCGGAACCGCCAGCCACCCGCGCCCGCGCGCTGGCGCTGCTGGGGTTCTGGTCACGGCAGTTGCGCGCCCTGCTCAGCGGCCTGCAACTGGCCGGCTGCCGTTTCATCCACAGCCAGCCGGAAAGCCTCGCGGACTACGAAAAGGCCTTCGACTGCCCTCTGCAATTCGACGCACCGGACTATGCCCTGGGCCTGCCCCGGGCGCTCATCGATACTCCGCTGCCGCAGGCCAACCCGCCGCTGCGTGATCTGTTGCGCCAGCACGCGGAGGGCCTGCTCGCCCGCCTGCCCAGCGCCAGTGTCAGTGGCCGGGTAGTCGCCCTGCTCGGCGAGCAACTGACCCGCGGCGAACCCGGCCGTGCTGCCGTCGCCAGCGAACTGGGCCTGAGCGAACGCACGCTGCAACGCCGGCTGGCGGAGGAAGGCAGCAGTTATCAACAGCTGCTGGCCGATACCCGGCGGCAATTGGCGGAGCGCTACCTGGGGGAAGGCAACCTGCCGGCCACGGATATCGCCGCCCTGCTCGGTTATTCCGAGCCCAGCGTGTTCTTCCGCGCCTTCCGCCACTGGACTGGGCTGACGCCGGGCGAGTATCGCCAGCGGCGGCGCCAGTCGGAGAGCTGA
- a CDS encoding AEC family transporter, with amino-acid sequence MPFPARPRQDARSHHHRGVAVTALFQALWPLFALIVGGFVLRRKGFPGDAFWPAAERLNYFILFPALLASSLASAPLDDPGLARQALAVVLGLGIAWVALLVVKRLRGWNAARFGAIAQGVLRFNTYLGLAAVGSLYGKPGLTLAALMLALMVPTVNVMSVWALTAERGISLRSLLLPIVKNPLILACVAGALLNVTGIGLPGGTDRLFNLLAVASLPLGLLCVGAALQPQELRAEVSALGWNCAIRLLAMPLLAFAIARLLALPPLESALLVLFFALPTAPTAYVLTRQLGGESGLMAGIITLQTLLAGASLLVVMGLIQSLG; translated from the coding sequence TTGCCCTTTCCCGCACGCCCTCGGCAAGATGCCCGCTCCCACCACCATCGCGGGGTTGCCGTGACCGCCCTGTTCCAGGCCCTCTGGCCGTTGTTCGCGCTGATCGTCGGCGGCTTCGTGCTGCGCCGCAAAGGTTTCCCCGGCGACGCCTTCTGGCCGGCAGCGGAGCGGCTCAACTACTTCATCCTGTTCCCCGCGCTGCTCGCCAGCAGCCTGGCCAGTGCACCGCTGGACGACCCCGGCCTCGCCCGCCAGGCGCTGGCGGTGGTGCTGGGCCTGGGCATCGCCTGGGTCGCCCTGCTGGTCGTCAAGCGCCTGCGCGGCTGGAACGCCGCACGTTTCGGCGCCATAGCCCAGGGCGTTTTGCGCTTCAACACCTACCTGGGACTTGCCGCTGTCGGCAGCCTGTACGGCAAGCCGGGGCTGACCCTGGCCGCGCTGATGCTGGCGCTGATGGTGCCGACGGTGAACGTGATGTCGGTGTGGGCGCTGACCGCCGAGCGCGGCATCAGCCTGCGCTCGCTGCTGCTACCGATCGTGAAGAACCCGCTGATCCTCGCCTGCGTGGCCGGCGCTCTGCTCAATGTCACGGGTATCGGCCTGCCTGGCGGCACCGACCGGCTGTTCAACCTGCTCGCCGTGGCCAGCCTGCCGCTGGGCCTGCTCTGCGTCGGCGCCGCGCTGCAGCCGCAGGAACTGCGCGCGGAAGTCTCGGCGCTGGGCTGGAACTGCGCGATCCGCCTGCTGGCCATGCCGCTGCTGGCCTTCGCCATCGCCCGACTGCTGGCCCTGCCGCCGCTGGAAAGCGCGCTGCTGGTGCTGTTCTTCGCCTTGCCCACAGCCCCGACCGCCTATGTGCTGACTCGCCAACTGGGTGGCGAAAGCGGGCTGATGGCCGGGATCATTACCCTGCAGACATTGCTGGCCGGCGCGAGTCTGCTGGTGGTGATGGGTCTGATCCAGTCACTCGGCTGA
- a CDS encoding PQQ-dependent sugar dehydrogenase, with translation MRWSFPLLIALAVTGCGDKSALPFTAGTGPQPQLPEPQSSLLPTVNIANATGWPADQKPRAAEGLEVQRFADKLEHPRWLYVLPNGDVLVAESSAPPREESGGLKDWVAGKVMEKAGANVPSANRITLLRDADGDGMPEQRSVLLEGLFSPFGMALVDNWLYVANADAVVRFPYKTGETTISAKAEKVVDLPGGPINHHWTKNILASPDGHYLYATVGSNSNVGENGLDAEKNRAAILQIDLSNRNVRVFASGLRNPNGLDWEPNSGALWTAVNERDELGNDLVPDYMTSVKDGGFYGWPWSYYGQHVDKRVEPPRPDRVAEALVPDYALGAHTASLGLAFYQGSLLPERYRGGVFIGQHGSWNRKPRSGYQVVFIPFGGGKPNGQPVTVLDGFINDNDEAMGRPVGVAVDKFGGLLVADDVGNTVWRLRPATLK, from the coding sequence ATGCGTTGGTCGTTCCCCCTCCTGATTGCGCTGGCGGTTACCGGTTGTGGCGACAAGTCGGCGTTGCCATTCACCGCCGGTACCGGGCCGCAACCGCAGCTGCCGGAACCGCAGAGCAGCCTGCTGCCTACCGTCAACATCGCCAATGCCACCGGCTGGCCTGCCGACCAGAAACCGCGTGCGGCCGAAGGCCTGGAAGTGCAGCGCTTCGCCGACAAGCTCGAACACCCGCGCTGGCTTTACGTGCTGCCCAACGGCGACGTGCTGGTGGCGGAAAGCTCGGCGCCGCCCAGGGAAGAGTCCGGCGGACTGAAGGACTGGGTCGCCGGCAAGGTGATGGAGAAGGCCGGCGCCAACGTACCTAGCGCCAACCGCATCACCCTGCTGCGCGATGCCGATGGCGACGGCATGCCGGAGCAGCGCAGCGTGCTGCTCGAGGGTTTGTTCTCGCCCTTCGGCATGGCCCTTGTGGATAACTGGCTGTACGTCGCCAATGCCGACGCGGTGGTGCGTTTCCCCTACAAGACCGGCGAAACCACGATCAGCGCCAAGGCCGAGAAGGTCGTCGACCTGCCGGGCGGGCCGATCAACCACCACTGGACCAAGAACATCCTTGCCAGCCCTGACGGCCATTACCTCTACGCCACCGTCGGCTCCAACAGCAACGTCGGCGAGAACGGCCTGGATGCGGAGAAGAACCGCGCGGCGATCCTGCAGATCGACCTGTCCAACCGCAACGTGCGGGTGTTCGCCTCCGGCCTGCGCAACCCCAACGGGCTGGATTGGGAGCCCAACAGCGGCGCCCTGTGGACAGCCGTCAACGAACGCGACGAACTGGGCAACGATCTGGTGCCCGACTACATGACCTCGGTGAAGGACGGCGGCTTCTACGGCTGGCCCTGGAGTTATTACGGCCAGCATGTGGATAAACGCGTTGAGCCGCCGCGCCCGGACAGGGTGGCGGAGGCGCTGGTGCCGGATTACGCCCTCGGCGCGCACACCGCTTCCCTCGGCCTTGCCTTCTATCAGGGCAGTCTGCTGCCGGAGCGCTATCGTGGCGGGGTATTTATCGGCCAGCACGGCTCGTGGAACCGCAAGCCGCGCAGCGGCTACCAGGTGGTGTTCATCCCCTTCGGCGGCGGCAAGCCCAACGGCCAGCCGGTGACGGTGCTGGACGGCTTCATCAACGACAACGACGAAGCCATGGGCCGGCCGGTCGGCGTCGCTGTGGATAAGTTCGGCGGCCTGCTGGTGGCCGACGATGTGGGTAACACCGTCTGGCGCCTGCGCCCGGCGACCCTGAAGTGA
- a CDS encoding TerC family protein — MEWLTSPEIWIAFFTLTALEIVLGIDNIIMISILVGRMPKHMQPRTRFFGLALAMVTRILLLLSITWVMRLTADLFEVFGQGISGRDLILFFGGLFLLWKSSSEIFHGLEGEDETEGEPKSVMGGFIGTIIQIAIIDIVFSLDSVITAVGMVSNVPVMVAAIVVAVLVMMLAAGAISDFIDKHPSLKMLALSFLIVVGTVLIAEAFEVHVPKGYVYFAMAFSLAVEALNIRMRTARGKKEDPVKLRKDIPGQ, encoded by the coding sequence ATGGAATGGCTGACCAGCCCTGAAATCTGGATTGCGTTCTTCACCCTGACTGCCCTGGAAATCGTCCTGGGCATCGACAACATCATCATGATTTCCATCCTGGTCGGCCGCATGCCCAAGCACATGCAGCCGCGCACGCGCTTCTTCGGGCTGGCGCTGGCGATGGTCACGCGCATCCTGCTGCTGCTCTCGATCACCTGGGTCATGCGCCTCACCGCGGACCTGTTCGAAGTGTTCGGCCAGGGCATCTCCGGGCGCGACCTGATCCTGTTCTTCGGCGGCCTGTTCCTCCTGTGGAAAAGCAGCAGCGAGATCTTCCACGGCCTGGAAGGCGAGGACGAAACCGAGGGCGAACCCAAGAGCGTGATGGGCGGCTTCATCGGCACCATCATCCAGATCGCCATCATCGACATCGTGTTCTCGCTGGACTCGGTGATCACCGCCGTGGGCATGGTCTCCAACGTGCCGGTGATGGTCGCGGCGATCGTTGTCGCGGTGCTGGTGATGATGCTGGCGGCCGGCGCCATCAGCGACTTCATCGACAAACACCCGTCGCTGAAGATGCTGGCGCTGTCGTTCCTCATCGTGGTCGGCACCGTGCTGATCGCCGAAGCCTTCGAAGTCCACGTGCCCAAGGGCTATGTCTACTTCGCCATGGCCTTCTCGCTGGCGGTGGAAGCGCTGAACATTCGCATGCGCACCGCGCGCGGCAAGAAGGAAGACCCGGTGAAACTGCGCAAGGACATTCCGGGGCAGTAA
- a CDS encoding LEA type 2 family protein, with product MAIARRIALMTLLLALGACSSLFGTRDPLNIDLVGLEPATGQGMEARFTVKLRVQNPNDQAIDYNGIALDLSVNGQPLASGVSDASGQVPRFGETVISVPVSISAFSAFRQAWGLSGGPPRQGMPYEINGKLAGGLFGTVRFNDKGVLNWPEPVARP from the coding sequence ATGGCGATTGCCCGGCGTATTGCCCTGATGACCTTGCTGCTGGCGCTGGGCGCCTGCAGCAGCCTGTTCGGCACGCGCGACCCGCTGAACATCGATCTGGTCGGCCTGGAGCCGGCCACCGGGCAGGGCATGGAAGCGCGCTTCACGGTCAAGCTGCGGGTGCAGAACCCCAACGACCAGGCCATCGACTACAACGGCATCGCCCTGGACCTGTCGGTGAACGGCCAGCCGTTGGCCAGCGGGGTGAGCGACGCCAGCGGGCAGGTGCCGCGCTTCGGCGAAACAGTGATCAGCGTGCCGGTGAGCATCTCGGCCTTTTCCGCCTTCCGCCAGGCCTGGGGCCTGTCCGGCGGGCCGCCGCGCCAGGGCATGCCCTACGAGATCAACGGCAAGCTGGCGGGTGGCCTGTTCGGCACGGTGCGCTTCAATGATAAGGGCGTGCTGAACTGGCCGGAGCCGGTCGCACGCCCTTGA
- a CDS encoding CitMHS family transporter produces MLTFLAFAMVATFMFLIMTKRLSALIALILVPIAFALLGGFAKGLGPMMLDGIRTLAPTGVMLMFAILYFAIMIDSGLFDPAVRRILRLVKGDPLKVSMGTAALAMIVSLDGDGSTTYMICVAAVLPLYSRLGMSPLLMACLIMLSSGVLNMTPWGGPTARAASALHVDPADIFVPMIPAMLAGIAAIFGLAWVYGKRERARLGELHLPTDHDAMAEVSVSQFPEARRPKLLWFNAVLTVVLMGTLIAGLLPMPVLFMIAFGIAMIVNYPCIMEQKKRIGAHAENVLAVVSLIFAAGVFTGILSGTGMVEAMSKSLLAVIPPALGPYLATITALVSMPFTFFMSNDAFYYGVLPVLSQAAAQYGITPVEMARASIVGQPVHLLSPLVPSTYLLVGLAKVDFGDHQRFTLKWAVLVCLAILAAALLLGLFPLFND; encoded by the coding sequence ATGCTGACTTTCCTTGCCTTCGCCATGGTGGCGACCTTCATGTTCCTGATCATGACCAAGCGTCTGTCGGCGCTGATCGCGCTGATCCTGGTCCCGATCGCCTTCGCCCTGCTCGGCGGCTTCGCCAAGGGCCTGGGGCCGATGATGCTGGACGGCATCCGCACCCTGGCGCCGACCGGTGTGATGCTGATGTTCGCCATCCTCTACTTCGCCATCATGATCGACTCCGGACTGTTCGACCCGGCGGTGCGGCGCATCCTCAGGCTGGTCAAGGGCGACCCGCTGAAGGTATCGATGGGCACCGCCGCGCTGGCGATGATCGTCTCGCTGGATGGCGACGGCTCGACCACCTACATGATCTGCGTGGCGGCCGTGCTGCCGCTGTACAGCCGGCTGGGCATGAGCCCGCTGCTGATGGCCTGCCTGATCATGCTCTCCAGCGGCGTGCTGAACATGACCCCCTGGGGCGGCCCGACTGCCCGCGCGGCCAGCGCGCTGCACGTGGACCCGGCAGACATCTTCGTGCCGATGATCCCGGCCATGCTTGCCGGCATCGCGGCGATCTTCGGCCTGGCCTGGGTCTACGGCAAACGTGAGCGTGCCCGCCTGGGCGAGTTGCACCTGCCGACCGACCACGACGCCATGGCCGAGGTCAGCGTCTCGCAGTTCCCCGAAGCGCGCCGGCCTAAGCTGCTGTGGTTCAACGCGGTGCTCACGGTGGTCCTGATGGGCACCCTGATCGCCGGCCTGCTGCCGATGCCGGTTCTCTTCATGATCGCCTTCGGTATCGCGATGATCGTGAATTATCCCTGCATCATGGAGCAGAAAAAGCGCATCGGCGCCCACGCCGAGAACGTCCTCGCGGTGGTCTCGCTGATCTTCGCCGCCGGGGTCTTCACCGGGATTCTTTCCGGAACGGGGATGGTCGAAGCCATGTCGAAAAGCCTGCTGGCGGTGATCCCGCCGGCGCTGGGGCCGTACCTGGCGACCATCACGGCGCTGGTGAGCATGCCGTTCACCTTCTTCATGTCGAATGACGCTTTCTACTACGGCGTGCTCCCGGTACTCTCCCAGGCCGCCGCGCAGTACGGCATCACCCCGGTGGAAATGGCCCGCGCCTCCATCGTCGGCCAGCCGGTACACCTGCTCAGCCCGCTGGTGCCCTCGACCTACCTGCTGGTGGGGCTGGCCAAGGTGGACTTCGGCGACCACCAGCGCTTCACCCTCAAGTGGGCCGTGCTGGTGTGCCTGGCGATCCTCGCCGCGGCCCTGCTGCTGGGCCTTTTTCCTCTCTTTAACGACTGA
- a CDS encoding Na/Pi cotransporter family protein, producing MLKLLDLLSAVALLVWGTHIVRTGILRVYGSNLRKILSRSVEKRPLAFAAGIGVTALVQSSNATALLATSFVATGLMALAPALAIMLGADVGTALMARVLTLDLSWLSPLLIFFGVIFFLGRKQTRLGQLGRVFIGLGLIILALQLIVAAAEPMTQAKGVKVLFSSLTGDVMLDALTGALFAMISYSSLAAVLLTATLAASKVISLKVALCLVVGANLGSGILAMISASSQNAAGRRVALGSLLFKVAGCALVLPLVGPLAEWIDHWQFSTAELVIAFHVLYNATRCLACLPLTGQMAAFCTRIMPDRHSPEDTVRPRHLDPAALDTPSLALVNAVRETLRMGDIVEQMLNNLMQVIHSGDPLLGKEIRKQDDDVDALYTAIKLYLARMPREDLSEADSRRWAEIIELAINLEQAGDIIEHMLGAVQDKKTSRSRSFSDNGLEEITVLHGQLVANLRLSLSVFLNGDQEGAKRLRRAKQRFRLQERRFAHSHVDRLRQQVVQSIETSSLHLDLISDMKRLNSLFCAIAYAVLDNPDASSSAIGEPVEDEDFVEREVEAVQDHQRPAPPGSSATG from the coding sequence ATGCTCAAACTGCTCGATCTGCTCTCTGCCGTCGCCCTGTTGGTGTGGGGCACACATATCGTCCGCACCGGCATCCTCAGGGTCTACGGCAGTAACCTGCGAAAAATCCTCAGCCGCAGCGTGGAGAAGCGCCCGCTGGCTTTCGCCGCCGGCATCGGCGTCACCGCCCTGGTGCAGAGCAGCAACGCCACGGCGCTGCTGGCCACCTCCTTCGTCGCCACCGGGTTGATGGCCCTGGCGCCGGCGCTGGCGATCATGCTCGGCGCCGACGTCGGCACGGCACTGATGGCGCGGGTGCTGACCCTGGACCTGTCCTGGCTGTCGCCGCTGCTGATCTTCTTCGGAGTGATCTTCTTCCTCGGCCGCAAGCAGACGCGCCTCGGCCAGCTGGGCCGGGTATTCATCGGCCTGGGGCTGATCATCCTCGCGTTGCAGCTGATCGTCGCCGCCGCCGAGCCCATGACCCAGGCCAAGGGCGTGAAGGTGCTGTTCTCCAGCCTCACCGGCGACGTGATGCTGGATGCCCTGACTGGCGCGCTGTTCGCGATGATTTCCTACTCCAGCCTGGCCGCCGTGCTGCTCACCGCGACGCTGGCGGCCTCCAAGGTGATCTCGCTGAAAGTGGCGCTGTGCCTGGTGGTCGGCGCCAACCTGGGCAGCGGCATCCTGGCGATGATCAGCGCTTCCTCGCAGAACGCCGCCGGCCGGCGTGTGGCACTGGGTAGCCTGCTGTTCAAGGTCGCCGGCTGCGCCCTGGTGCTGCCGCTGGTGGGTCCGCTGGCCGAGTGGATCGACCACTGGCAGTTCAGCACCGCCGAACTGGTGATCGCCTTCCATGTGCTCTACAACGCCACCCGCTGCCTCGCCTGCCTGCCGCTGACCGGGCAGATGGCGGCTTTCTGCACGCGCATCATGCCCGACCGCCATTCCCCGGAAGACACCGTCCGCCCGCGCCACCTTGATCCGGCGGCGCTGGATACGCCGAGCCTGGCGCTGGTCAACGCGGTGCGCGAAACCCTGCGCATGGGCGATATCGTCGAGCAGATGCTGAACAACCTGATGCAGGTTATCCACAGCGGCGATCCGCTGCTGGGCAAGGAAATCCGCAAGCAGGACGACGATGTCGACGCGCTCTACACCGCGATCAAGCTGTACCTGGCACGCATGCCCCGCGAGGACCTGAGCGAAGCCGACAGCCGCCGCTGGGCGGAGATCATCGAACTGGCGATCAACCTGGAGCAGGCCGGCGACATCATCGAGCACATGCTCGGCGCCGTGCAGGACAAGAAGACTTCGCGCAGCCGCTCCTTCTCCGACAACGGCCTGGAGGAGATCACCGTGCTGCACGGCCAACTGGTGGCCAACCTGCGCCTGTCGCTCTCGGTGTTCCTCAATGGCGACCAGGAAGGCGCCAAGCGCCTGCGCCGCGCCAAGCAGCGCTTCCGCCTGCAGGAACGACGCTTCGCCCACTCCCACGTCGACCGCCTGCGCCAGCAGGTGGTGCAGAGCATCGAGACCAGCTCGCTGCACCTTGATCTGATCAGCGACATGAAACGCTTGAACTCGCTGTTCTGCGCCATCGCCTATGCTGTGCTGGACAACCCCGATGCCAGCAGTTCGGCAATCGGCGAACCTGTGGAAGACGAAGACTTCGTCGAACGCGAAGTCGAAGCGGTACAGGATCACCAGCGGCCGGCTCCCCCCGGCTCCAGCGCGACGGGTTGA